A genomic stretch from Bradyrhizobium quebecense includes:
- a CDS encoding ABC transporter substrate-binding protein: MKRLIAVAGAALAWTALAVAPVSAADKVLLMLNWYVYGEHAPFYYGKAKGIYATEGIDLEIQEGRGSAATTQAVAAKTADFGYVDVPTMMRAAVKGAPVIATGVLLQTSPMSAMSFVDKNIRKPEDIKGKTVAITPADSMTQIWPLFLKKTGLRESDFQTVAGDGQTKLNAVINGQADLLLGYVMDQSMKIKDATGKDVYPIKFADYGINMVSSGIIANSDYVKANADLVRRFMSATTKAVEAAEKEPKAAAQSILDANPKGGKIDTLTQGFELTIPLYRTSETKTKRPFQVTDQNMTESVNLMVEYGGLDAKAKANPKAFYTNDYLPKGNS; the protein is encoded by the coding sequence ATGAAGCGTTTGATTGCGGTCGCCGGCGCCGCATTGGCCTGGACCGCGCTTGCGGTGGCGCCCGTGTCCGCGGCCGACAAGGTCTTGCTGATGTTGAACTGGTACGTCTATGGCGAGCACGCGCCGTTCTATTACGGCAAGGCCAAGGGCATCTATGCCACTGAGGGCATCGACCTCGAGATCCAGGAAGGCCGCGGCTCGGCCGCGACCACGCAGGCGGTGGCGGCCAAGACCGCCGATTTCGGCTATGTCGACGTGCCCACGATGATGCGCGCCGCGGTGAAGGGCGCGCCTGTCATCGCAACCGGCGTGCTGCTGCAGACCAGCCCGATGTCGGCGATGAGCTTCGTCGACAAGAACATCAGGAAGCCGGAGGACATCAAGGGCAAGACGGTCGCGATCACGCCGGCGGATTCGATGACGCAGATCTGGCCGCTGTTCCTGAAGAAGACCGGGCTGAGGGAAAGCGACTTCCAGACCGTTGCCGGCGACGGCCAGACCAAGCTCAACGCCGTCATCAACGGCCAGGCCGATCTGCTGCTCGGCTACGTCATGGACCAGTCGATGAAGATCAAGGATGCCACCGGCAAGGACGTCTATCCGATCAAGTTCGCCGACTACGGCATCAACATGGTGTCGTCGGGCATCATCGCGAACTCGGACTATGTGAAGGCCAATGCCGACCTCGTCCGCCGCTTCATGTCGGCGACCACCAAGGCGGTGGAAGCCGCGGAGAAAGAGCCGAAGGCGGCCGCGCAGTCGATCCTTGACGCCAACCCGAAGGGCGGCAAGATCGACACGCTGACGCAGGGTTTTGAGCTGACGATCCCGCTCTATCGCACGTCGGAGACCAAGACCAAGCGGCCGTTCCAGGTCACCGATCAGAACATGACGGAGTCGGTCAATCTGATGGTCGAATATGGCGGCCTCGACGCCAAGGCCAAGGCCAATCCGAAGGCGTTCTACACCAACGACTATCTGCCGAAGGGTAATTCATAA
- a CDS encoding ABC transporter permease has translation MAEAKSPSGVSKVLNAAWVRPFLFLVVIVVAWDLAIRLFHIPAYQIPSPGDVVAVLWSDWPELLRQSWPTTYATICGFLLSALFGIPTAMLIAGSKTVESYVYPLLVFSQSVPKIAIAPLFVVWFGFGIIPKVISAFLLGFFPVVVSAVQGFKSVDPDMVDLARAMQGSRFKVFCAVNLPHAMPAIFSGLKVSVTLAVVGAVVGEFVGSNSGIGYVMQRSIGTFDLPTMFAALVILALLGVILFWIVDRIERLVIPWHVSQRDDIIFAS, from the coding sequence GTGGCGGAGGCAAAAAGCCCTTCGGGCGTGTCGAAGGTGCTGAATGCGGCGTGGGTACGTCCGTTCCTGTTCCTGGTGGTCATTGTGGTGGCCTGGGACCTCGCGATCCGGCTGTTCCACATCCCGGCCTATCAGATCCCGTCGCCCGGCGACGTCGTCGCGGTGCTGTGGAGCGACTGGCCGGAGTTGCTGCGGCAGTCCTGGCCGACCACCTATGCGACGATCTGCGGTTTCCTGCTCTCGGCACTGTTCGGCATTCCCACAGCGATGCTGATCGCGGGCTCGAAGACGGTCGAGAGCTACGTCTATCCGCTCTTGGTGTTCTCCCAATCGGTGCCGAAGATCGCGATCGCGCCGCTGTTCGTGGTGTGGTTCGGCTTCGGCATCATCCCCAAGGTGATTTCCGCATTCCTGCTCGGCTTCTTCCCCGTCGTGGTCTCGGCGGTGCAGGGCTTCAAGTCGGTCGATCCCGACATGGTCGACCTGGCGCGCGCGATGCAAGGCAGCCGCTTCAAGGTGTTCTGCGCGGTCAACCTGCCGCACGCGATGCCTGCGATCTTCTCCGGCCTGAAGGTGTCGGTGACGCTCGCCGTGGTCGGCGCGGTGGTGGGCGAGTTCGTCGGCTCCAATTCCGGCATCGGCTACGTGATGCAGCGCTCGATCGGCACCTTCGATTTGCCGACGATGTTCGCCGCGCTGGTGATCCTGGCGCTGCTCGGCGTCATCCTGTTCTGGATCGTCGACCGCATCGAGCGGCTGGTGATCCCCTGGCACGTCAGCCAGCGCGACGACATCATCTTCGCGTCCTAG